From a region of the Streptomyces sp. NBC_01454 genome:
- a CDS encoding cytochrome P450, producing MPCPALPDGFDFTDPDVYRTRVPLPEFAQLRQTAPVWWNAQPHGIAGFGDDGYWVVTRHQDVKEVSTKPDIFSASRNTSIIRFNASMTREQIDVQKLIMLNMDPPEHTRVRQIVQRGFTPRAIRGLEDALRRRAVHIVDEARRSGTGDFVTDIACELPLQAIAELIGIPQDDRARIFDWSNKMVAYDDPELAITEEVGSNAAMELISYAMNLAAARKECPAEDIVSRLVAAEDEGNLGSDEFGFFVLLLAVAGNETTRNAITHGMHAFLTHPDQWELFKRERPATAAEEIVRWATPVVSFQRTATQDTELGGAKIKEGQRVGIFYSSANHDPEVFTDPEVFDITRDPNPHLGFGGGGPHFCLGKSLAVLEINLIFNALADAMPDITLAGSPRRLRSAWLNGVKELRVHYG from the coding sequence ATGCCATGCCCAGCGTTGCCCGACGGGTTCGACTTCACCGACCCCGACGTCTACCGGACCCGTGTCCCGCTTCCCGAGTTCGCGCAGCTGCGGCAGACCGCTCCCGTGTGGTGGAACGCCCAGCCGCACGGCATTGCCGGCTTCGGCGACGACGGCTACTGGGTGGTCACCCGGCATCAGGACGTCAAGGAGGTGTCCACGAAGCCGGACATCTTCTCCGCCAGCCGCAACACGTCGATCATCCGGTTCAACGCGTCCATGACCCGTGAGCAGATCGACGTACAGAAACTCATCATGCTGAACATGGACCCGCCCGAGCACACCCGGGTCCGGCAGATCGTGCAGCGCGGTTTCACCCCGCGCGCCATCCGCGGCCTGGAGGACGCGCTGCGCCGCCGGGCGGTGCACATCGTCGACGAGGCGCGCCGCAGCGGCACCGGGGACTTCGTGACCGACATCGCCTGCGAACTCCCCCTCCAGGCCATCGCGGAGCTGATCGGCATCCCCCAGGACGACCGGGCCCGCATCTTCGACTGGTCGAACAAGATGGTCGCGTACGACGATCCCGAGCTGGCGATCACCGAAGAGGTCGGCAGCAACGCGGCCATGGAGCTGATCTCCTACGCGATGAACCTCGCCGCGGCGCGCAAGGAGTGCCCCGCCGAGGACATCGTCAGCCGGCTGGTGGCGGCCGAGGACGAGGGGAACCTCGGCTCCGACGAGTTCGGCTTCTTCGTGCTGCTGCTGGCGGTGGCCGGCAACGAGACGACGCGCAATGCCATCACCCACGGGATGCACGCCTTCCTCACCCACCCCGACCAGTGGGAACTCTTCAAGCGCGAGCGCCCGGCGACCGCGGCCGAGGAGATCGTGCGGTGGGCGACCCCGGTGGTCTCCTTCCAGCGCACCGCCACCCAGGACACCGAACTCGGCGGCGCGAAGATCAAGGAGGGGCAGCGGGTGGGGATCTTCTACTCCTCCGCCAACCACGATCCGGAGGTCTTCACCGACCCCGAGGTCTTCGACATCACCCGCGACCCCAACCCCCATCTGGGATTCGGTGGCGGCGGACCCCACTTCTGCCTCGGCAAGTCCCTCGCGGTGCTGGAGATCAACCTGATCTTCAACGCCCTCGCGGACGCCATGCCCGACATCACCCTGGCGGGCAGCCCGCGCCGGCTGCGCTCGGCCTGGCTCAACGGCGTCAAGGAACTCCGGGTCCATTACGGCTGA
- a CDS encoding ECF transporter S component produces MTGHPHRTGGEGPPSGSAPVPGRRARAVRLGPRSVAALCLISAIGVMAFGWPLLADSASGLAHSRDAPWLFAALLPMLLAVVVATIADTGLDAKAIAMLGVLAAAGAALRPLGAGTAGIEPMFFLMVLAGRVLGPGFGFVLGSVAMFASALLTGGVGPWMPFQMLTMGWVSMGAGLLPGPDRLRGRRELALLAAYGAVSAVLYGLVMNLQGWPYIGGMASGVSFVPGDPVEQNLARFLAYCLATSLGWDLPRALVTVVLTFVLGGTVLKALRRATRRAAFDAPVSFTPGPPREAGSP; encoded by the coding sequence ATGACCGGACATCCGCACCGCACCGGAGGCGAGGGGCCGCCTTCGGGCTCGGCGCCGGTCCCGGGGCGCCGGGCGCGTGCCGTGCGGCTCGGTCCCCGCTCCGTCGCCGCGCTGTGCCTGATCTCGGCGATCGGCGTGATGGCCTTCGGCTGGCCGCTGCTGGCCGACTCCGCGTCCGGTCTGGCCCATTCCCGGGACGCGCCCTGGCTGTTCGCCGCGCTGCTGCCGATGCTGCTCGCCGTCGTCGTGGCGACCATCGCCGACACCGGCCTGGACGCGAAGGCCATCGCCATGCTCGGCGTGCTGGCCGCGGCCGGGGCGGCGTTGCGGCCGCTGGGCGCGGGGACGGCCGGCATCGAGCCGATGTTCTTCCTGATGGTGCTGGCGGGGCGGGTGCTCGGGCCGGGGTTCGGGTTCGTGCTGGGGTCGGTGGCGATGTTCGCGTCCGCGCTGCTGACCGGTGGTGTCGGGCCCTGGATGCCGTTCCAGATGCTGACGATGGGGTGGGTGTCGATGGGTGCCGGTCTGCTGCCCGGACCCGACCGGCTGCGCGGCCGCCGTGAACTGGCCCTGCTCGCCGCCTACGGAGCCGTCTCCGCCGTGCTCTACGGCCTGGTCATGAACCTCCAGGGCTGGCCCTATATCGGCGGCATGGCCTCGGGGGTCTCCTTCGTCCCCGGCGACCCGGTCGAGCAGAACCTCGCCCGTTTCCTCGCCTACTGCCTCGCCACCTCCCTCGGCTGGGACCTGCCCCGGGCCCTGGTGACGGTGGTCCTCACCTTCGTGCTGGGCGGCACGGTGCTCAAGGCGCTGCGCCGCGCCACCCGCCGTGCCGCCTTCGACGCCCCCGTCTCCTTCACGCCCGGTCCGCCCCGGGAGGCCGGCTCGCCGTGA
- a CDS encoding steroid 3-ketoacyl-CoA thiolase, with protein sequence MAAEPVIVEAVRTPIGRRQGALANLHPAYLLGETYRELLSRTGIQPDCVEQIVSGTVTHAGEQSMNPARNAWLAMGLPYETAATTVDCQCGSSQQANHMVANMIASGVIDVGIGCGVEAMSRVPLGSASKHGPGKPWPDEWNVDLPNQFEAAERIARHRGLTRENVDSLGLISQERAATAWAEERFKRETFAVQVPTTEDEQAAGQGMWRLVDRDEGLRDTSMEALAGLKPVMPTAVHTAGNSSQISDGAAAVMWASKRMARALKLKPRARIVAQALVGSDPHFHLDGPIDATRAVLGKAGMSLKDIDLVEINEAFASVVLSWAQTFDQDLEKVNVNGGAIALGHPVGATGARLLATALHELERRDKEFALITMCAGGALATGTIIQRL encoded by the coding sequence ATGGCCGCGGAACCCGTCATCGTCGAAGCAGTACGCACCCCGATCGGCAGGCGCCAGGGCGCCCTCGCCAACCTCCACCCCGCCTATCTCCTGGGCGAGACCTACCGCGAACTCCTCTCCCGTACGGGCATCCAGCCCGACTGCGTCGAACAGATCGTCAGCGGCACCGTCACCCACGCCGGTGAACAGTCCATGAACCCGGCCCGCAACGCCTGGCTGGCGATGGGCCTTCCGTACGAGACCGCCGCGACCACCGTGGACTGCCAGTGCGGATCCTCCCAGCAAGCTAACCACATGGTCGCCAACATGATCGCGAGCGGCGTCATCGACGTCGGCATCGGCTGCGGGGTCGAGGCGATGTCCCGGGTGCCGCTCGGCAGCGCCTCGAAGCACGGCCCCGGAAAGCCCTGGCCGGACGAGTGGAACGTCGATCTGCCCAACCAGTTCGAGGCGGCCGAACGCATCGCCCGCCACCGGGGACTGACCCGCGAGAACGTCGACTCGCTCGGCCTGATCTCACAGGAGCGGGCGGCCACCGCCTGGGCCGAGGAGCGCTTCAAACGGGAGACCTTCGCCGTCCAGGTGCCCACCACCGAGGACGAACAGGCCGCGGGTCAGGGCATGTGGCGGCTGGTCGACCGGGACGAGGGGCTGCGCGACACCAGCATGGAGGCGCTGGCCGGCCTCAAACCCGTGATGCCGACCGCCGTCCACACGGCGGGCAACTCCTCGCAGATCTCCGACGGCGCCGCCGCCGTGATGTGGGCCTCGAAGCGGATGGCCCGTGCCCTCAAGCTCAAGCCGCGTGCCCGGATCGTGGCGCAGGCACTGGTCGGCTCCGATCCGCACTTCCATCTCGACGGGCCCATCGACGCCACCCGCGCGGTGCTCGGCAAGGCCGGCATGTCCCTCAAGGACATCGACCTCGTCGAGATCAACGAGGCCTTCGCCTCCGTGGTGCTCTCCTGGGCGCAGACCTTCGACCAGGACCTGGAGAAGGTGAACGTGAACGGCGGGGCCATCGCCCTGGGCCACCCGGTCGGCGCCACCGGCGCCCGGCTCCTGGCCACCGCGCTCCACGAACTCGAACGCAGGGACAAGGAGTTCGCCCTGATCACCATGTGCGCGGGCGGCGCGCTGGCGACCGGGACGATCATCCAGCGGCTGTAG
- a CDS encoding DUF6114 domain-containing protein has product MLLTWRRWRKGRPFWGGLTAILAGAEICALPLAPLKIMLQQGIAGIPSVLMGLVMIVMGLSAWFAPHYRGMAGVLTVLCAAAALVMSNLGGFLLGTVLGILGGSMIFAWQPATPAESGAPTAPEAPAAPETATAPEAVAASEAPAAPTPLEGDPR; this is encoded by the coding sequence ATGCTTCTGACCTGGCGGCGCTGGCGGAAGGGCCGGCCCTTCTGGGGCGGTCTGACGGCGATCCTCGCCGGCGCCGAGATCTGCGCCCTCCCCCTGGCGCCGCTGAAGATCATGCTGCAACAGGGCATCGCCGGCATCCCGTCCGTGCTGATGGGGCTGGTGATGATCGTGATGGGGCTCTCGGCGTGGTTCGCCCCGCACTACCGGGGCATGGCGGGGGTGCTCACCGTGCTGTGCGCGGCGGCCGCGCTGGTGATGTCCAACCTCGGCGGCTTTCTGCTCGGCACCGTCCTCGGGATTCTCGGCGGCTCGATGATCTTCGCCTGGCAGCCGGCCACCCCCGCGGAATCCGGCGCCCCCACGGCGCCCGAGGCCCCCGCGGCACCTGAGACCGCCACGGCTCCCGAGGCCGTCGCGGCTTCCGAGGCCCCCGCGGCACCCACCCCCCTTGAAGGAGACCCACGATGA
- a CDS encoding SCO2322 family protein, translating into MRRRAGLAGAALLAGTVTGLAAGPAQAQEYRYWSFWEGRASSWTYASEGPGTLRPADGAVVGFRFTVSADSAAAGKPRAAAGFGAICGDTPAKEGRKRIGVVVDFGTAADAPGGERPPASRTECAQVSGDASAGEALAAVARPLRYDADALLCAVAGYPKAGCAERVSGSKEAPSASPSPGAAADGGDDEGPSAGLFGGIAVLVVLGAAAGWQLRRRRG; encoded by the coding sequence GTGAGGCGGCGGGCCGGTCTCGCCGGGGCCGCGCTGCTGGCCGGTACGGTCACCGGCCTGGCCGCCGGGCCCGCCCAGGCACAGGAGTACCGCTACTGGTCCTTCTGGGAGGGCAGGGCCAGTTCCTGGACGTACGCCTCCGAGGGGCCGGGCACGCTGCGGCCGGCCGACGGTGCGGTCGTCGGGTTCCGCTTCACCGTCAGCGCCGATTCCGCCGCGGCCGGCAAGCCCCGTGCGGCCGCCGGTTTCGGCGCGATCTGCGGTGACACCCCCGCCAAGGAGGGCCGCAAGCGGATCGGCGTCGTCGTGGACTTCGGCACCGCGGCGGACGCGCCCGGCGGTGAGCGGCCGCCGGCGTCCCGGACGGAGTGTGCGCAGGTGTCCGGGGACGCCTCGGCGGGCGAGGCGCTGGCGGCGGTCGCCCGGCCGCTGCGCTATGACGCGGACGCCCTGCTGTGTGCCGTCGCCGGCTATCCGAAGGCGGGGTGCGCGGAGCGGGTGAGCGGCTCGAAGGAGGCGCCGTCCGCATCGCCGTCCCCGGGGGCGGCCGCGGACGGCGGGGACGACGAGGGGCCGTCCGCCGGGCTGTTCGGCGGGATCGCGGTCCTGGTCGTCCTGGGTGCGGCGGCCGGGTGGCAGCTCCGCCGCCGGCGCGGATGA
- a CDS encoding CbiQ family ECF transporter T component has translation MSAPHTTRTTALHAGAWWLWALGLATAASRTTDPLLLGLLVGVAGYVVAARRTQAPWARSYGAFVKLGLVVIALRLVFAFFLGSPIPGTHTLVTLPEVPLPDWAKGVRIGGRVTAEAMVFALYDGLKLATLLICVGAANALANPARLLKSLPGALYEAGVAVVVAMTFAPNLVADVQRLRAARRLRGRPDRGFRALLQVGVPVLEGALERSVALAAAMDARGYGRSAEVPRAVRHTTSALTLGGLLGICAGTYGLLGASGGGYGLPLLLAGLAAALGGLWLGGRRSVRSRYRPERWGVRAWLVAGSGIAVAALMIWAGAYAPAALHPPAVPLTAPVLPLWPAVSVLVGLLPAFVAPLPPSGDRAARAVSRGRAPDVGPRVKEPTP, from the coding sequence ATGAGCGCCCCGCACACGACCCGTACCACCGCGCTGCACGCCGGCGCCTGGTGGCTGTGGGCGCTCGGCCTGGCCACCGCGGCCTCCCGCACCACCGATCCCCTGCTGCTGGGGCTGCTGGTGGGCGTGGCCGGATATGTCGTCGCGGCCCGCCGTACGCAGGCGCCGTGGGCCCGTTCCTACGGTGCGTTCGTCAAGCTCGGCCTGGTCGTGATCGCCCTCCGGCTGGTCTTCGCCTTCTTCCTGGGGTCCCCGATCCCGGGTACGCACACCCTGGTCACGCTCCCCGAAGTGCCGCTGCCCGACTGGGCGAAGGGCGTCCGGATCGGCGGCCGGGTCACTGCGGAGGCCATGGTCTTCGCGCTGTACGACGGGCTGAAACTGGCCACCCTGCTGATCTGTGTGGGCGCCGCCAACGCGCTCGCCAACCCGGCGCGGCTGCTGAAGTCGCTGCCCGGTGCGCTCTATGAGGCGGGCGTCGCGGTCGTCGTCGCGATGACCTTCGCGCCGAACCTGGTCGCCGATGTCCAGCGGCTGCGGGCCGCCCGCCGGCTGCGCGGCCGCCCCGACCGCGGGTTCCGGGCGCTGCTCCAGGTCGGGGTGCCGGTGCTGGAGGGCGCGTTGGAGCGTTCGGTGGCGCTGGCCGCGGCCATGGACGCGCGCGGGTACGGCCGCAGTGCCGAGGTGCCGCGGGCCGTACGGCACACCACCTCGGCCCTGACCCTCGGCGGGCTGCTCGGCATCTGCGCCGGCACGTACGGGCTGCTGGGCGCGTCGGGGGGCGGCTACGGTCTGCCGCTGCTGCTGGCCGGGCTGGCGGCGGCGCTCGGCGGGCTGTGGCTCGGCGGCCGGCGGTCGGTGCGCAGCCGCTACCGGCCCGAGCGGTGGGGGGTGCGCGCCTGGCTGGTCGCGGGCTCCGGCATCGCCGTCGCCGCCCTGATGATCTGGGCCGGTGCCTATGCGCCCGCCGCGCTCCATCCGCCCGCCGTCCCGCTCACCGCCCCTGTCCTCCCCCTCTGGCCGGCCGTCTCCGTCCTGGTGGGACTGCTGCCCGCGTTCGTCGCCCCGCTCCCGCCGAGCGGGGACCGTGCGGCGCGCGCCGTGTCCCGTGGCCGTGCCCCCGATGTCGGTCCGCGTGTGAAGGAGCCCACCCCGTGA
- a CDS encoding ABC transporter ATP-binding protein, translating into MIRFEQVSVTYGDATAPAVQGIDLTVPEGELCLLVGPSGVGKSTVLNAVCGLVPHFTGGTLRGRVTVDGRDTRTHKPRELADVVGTVGQDPLAHFVTDTVEDELAYGMESLGLAPDVMRRRVEETLDLLGLAELRDRALATLSGGQRQRVAIGSVLTTHPKVLVLDEPTSALDPAAAEEVLAVLQRLVHDLGTTVLLAEHRLERVVQYADQVILLPSPGAAPVMGAPADVMAVSPVHPPVVALGRLAHWSPLPLSVRDARRKAGALRERLTGVVPPGRGAGTGTVPSRPGTEAPRSGLVPDKIAAAVSGLGVRRGRAEVLHRVELTVRRGETLALMGRNGAGKSTLLSTLVGMHEPSSGSVRVGGRTPHRTGPRELLRQVGLVPQEPRDLLYADTVAAECAAADQDAGAPAGSCRAQVTRLLPDVPDSVHPRDLSEGQRLALALAVVLTARPPLLLLDEPTRGLDYAAKARLVEVLRTLAAEGHAIVLATHDVELAAELAHRVVILADGEIVADGPTDEVVVSSPSFAPQVAKVLAPLPWLTVPQVAEALEATA; encoded by the coding sequence GTGATCCGGTTCGAGCAGGTCTCGGTCACCTACGGCGACGCCACGGCGCCGGCCGTCCAGGGCATCGACCTGACCGTCCCCGAGGGCGAACTGTGCCTGCTGGTCGGGCCCTCCGGCGTCGGCAAGTCCACCGTCCTGAACGCCGTGTGCGGGCTGGTCCCGCACTTCACCGGCGGCACCCTGCGCGGCCGGGTCACCGTCGACGGCCGGGACACCCGCACCCACAAGCCGCGCGAACTGGCCGATGTCGTCGGCACGGTGGGCCAGGACCCGCTGGCGCACTTCGTCACCGACACCGTCGAGGACGAGCTCGCCTACGGCATGGAGTCGCTCGGCCTCGCCCCCGACGTGATGCGCCGCCGGGTCGAGGAGACCCTGGATCTGCTGGGCCTGGCCGAGCTGCGCGACCGCGCCCTGGCCACGCTGTCCGGGGGCCAGCGGCAGCGGGTGGCGATCGGGTCGGTGCTGACGACCCACCCCAAGGTCCTGGTCCTCGACGAGCCGACCTCGGCGCTCGACCCGGCCGCCGCGGAGGAAGTGCTCGCCGTGCTCCAGCGCCTGGTCCACGACCTGGGCACCACGGTGCTGCTGGCCGAACACCGCCTGGAGCGCGTCGTTCAGTACGCCGACCAGGTCATCCTGCTTCCCTCCCCGGGCGCGGCCCCGGTCATGGGCGCCCCCGCCGACGTCATGGCCGTCTCCCCCGTCCACCCCCCGGTGGTGGCTCTCGGCCGCCTCGCGCACTGGTCCCCGCTCCCGCTGTCCGTGCGCGACGCCCGCCGCAAGGCCGGCGCCCTGCGCGAGCGGCTGACGGGGGTGGTGCCGCCGGGGCGGGGAGCCGGGACGGGAACGGTGCCGAGCCGCCCCGGGACGGAGGCGCCCCGGAGCGGCCTTGTCCCGGACAAGATCGCCGCGGCCGTGTCCGGGCTGGGCGTCCGGCGGGGGCGGGCCGAGGTGCTGCACCGGGTGGAGCTGACCGTGCGGCGCGGCGAGACCCTCGCGTTGATGGGCCGTAACGGGGCGGGGAAGTCGACGCTGCTGTCCACCCTCGTCGGGATGCACGAGCCGTCGTCCGGCTCGGTGCGGGTCGGCGGCCGCACCCCGCACCGCACCGGCCCCCGGGAGCTGCTGCGGCAGGTCGGTCTGGTCCCGCAGGAGCCCCGTGACCTGCTCTACGCGGACACCGTCGCCGCCGAGTGCGCCGCGGCCGACCAGGACGCGGGTGCCCCGGCCGGCAGCTGCCGGGCCCAGGTCACCCGGCTGCTGCCGGACGTCCCGGATTCCGTCCACCCCCGCGATCTGTCCGAGGGCCAGCGCCTCGCCCTCGCCCTCGCGGTCGTGCTGACCGCCCGTCCGCCGCTGCTCCTGCTCGACGAGCCCACCCGCGGCCTGGATTACGCCGCCAAGGCCCGGCTGGTCGAGGTGCTGCGCACGCTGGCCGCCGAGGGCCACGCCATCGTCCTGGCCACCCATGATGTGGAGCTGGCCGCCGAACTCGCCCACCGGGTGGTGATCCTGGCCGACGGCGAGATCGTCGCCGACGGTCCCACCGACGAGGTCGTGGTCTCCTCGCCGTCGTTCGCGCCGCAGGTCGCCAAGGTCCTCGCGCCGCTGCCCTGGCTGACCGTGCCCCAGGTGGCCGAGGCGCTGGAGGCCACCGCATGA
- a CDS encoding RNA polymerase sigma factor, with amino-acid sequence MSTDDAFAEAYRAHYWAVSRFVARRLDGQAHEVEEVVAEVFSTAWRRRAELPDAPLPWLYGVARNCLANTVRGLGRYRRLLHRLGHHEAARQRQPVDNGPAAERPGSWVHEALARLSPADQEVLRLTAWEELTVGELAVTLGCGQSAAAMRLHRARGRLRTQIERMRMARMRQKDTTRSKDTPGAEAGAPTGAPPPATRPAPLPPAPRPAARPALPHPLSPHPVPTRAGGRRHD; translated from the coding sequence ATGAGCACGGACGACGCCTTCGCCGAGGCCTATCGCGCGCACTACTGGGCGGTCAGCCGCTTCGTGGCGCGACGGCTGGACGGGCAGGCACACGAGGTCGAGGAAGTCGTGGCGGAGGTCTTCTCCACCGCCTGGAGACGCCGCGCCGAACTCCCCGACGCGCCACTGCCCTGGCTGTACGGGGTGGCTCGCAACTGTCTGGCCAACACCGTGCGGGGGCTGGGCCGTTACCGGCGGCTGCTGCACCGGCTCGGCCACCACGAGGCGGCGCGGCAGCGGCAGCCCGTGGACAACGGCCCGGCGGCGGAGCGGCCCGGGTCCTGGGTGCACGAGGCGCTGGCCCGCCTCTCCCCCGCGGACCAGGAGGTGCTGCGGCTGACCGCCTGGGAGGAACTGACCGTCGGGGAACTGGCGGTGACCCTCGGGTGCGGGCAGAGCGCGGCCGCCATGCGTCTGCACCGGGCGCGCGGCCGGCTCCGTACGCAGATAGAGCGGATGCGGATGGCGCGGATGCGGCAGAAGGACACCACCCGGAGCAAGGACACCCCCGGGGCCGAGGCCGGCGCCCCGACCGGTGCGCCACCGCCCGCGACAAGGCCCGCACCGCTGCCGCCGGCCCCCCGTCCGGCCGCCCGACCTGCCCTCCCTCACCCCCTGTCCCCCCACCCCGTACCGACCCGAGCGGGAGGCCGCCGCCATGACTGA
- the ctaD gene encoding aa3-type cytochrome oxidase subunit I, which produces MRFPVKWWTTTDHKTIGTLYLVTAFAFFCVGGLLALVMRAELARPGHQIMSNEQFNQAFTMHGTIMLLMFATPLFAGFANWIMPLQIGAPDVAFPRLNMFAYWLYLLGSLIAVGGFLTPQGAADFGWFAYAPLSDSVHSPGIGADMWIMGLAFSGFGTILGSVNFITTIICMRAPGMTMFRMPIFCWNVLLTGVLALLAFPVLAAALLALEADRKFGAHVFDAANGGALLWQHLFWFFGHPEVYIIALPFFGIISEVIPVFSRKPMFGYIGLIAATVSIAGLSVTVWAHHMYVTGGVLLPFFSFMTFLIAVPTGVKFFNWIGTMWKGSLSFETPMLWAIGFLITFTFGGLTGVILASPPMDFHVSDSYFVVAHFHYVVFGTVVFAMFAGFHFWWPKMTGKMLDERLGKITFWTLFVGFHGTFLVQHWLGAEGMVRRIPDYLAADGFTTLNTVSSIFSFLLGLSLLPFLYNVWKTAKYGEKVTSDDPWGYGRSLEWATSCPPPRHNFRTLPRIRSESPAFDLHHPESARETGALADAEHTPATGIGARI; this is translated from the coding sequence ATGAGGTTTCCCGTGAAGTGGTGGACGACCACCGACCACAAGACGATCGGCACGCTCTACCTGGTCACCGCGTTCGCCTTCTTCTGCGTCGGCGGACTGCTGGCGCTGGTGATGCGCGCCGAACTGGCCCGGCCGGGCCACCAGATCATGTCGAACGAGCAGTTCAACCAGGCGTTCACGATGCACGGCACGATCATGCTGCTGATGTTCGCGACGCCGCTGTTCGCCGGCTTCGCGAACTGGATCATGCCGCTGCAGATCGGCGCGCCCGATGTCGCCTTCCCCCGGCTGAACATGTTCGCCTACTGGCTCTATCTCCTCGGCTCGCTCATCGCGGTGGGCGGGTTTCTGACGCCGCAGGGCGCGGCCGACTTCGGCTGGTTCGCCTATGCGCCGCTGTCCGACTCCGTGCATTCCCCCGGAATCGGCGCCGATATGTGGATCATGGGCCTCGCTTTCTCCGGCTTCGGCACGATCCTCGGTTCGGTCAACTTCATCACGACGATCATCTGCATGCGGGCACCGGGCATGACGATGTTCCGGATGCCGATCTTCTGCTGGAATGTGCTGCTGACCGGTGTACTGGCGCTGCTGGCCTTCCCGGTGCTGGCAGCGGCGCTGCTCGCGCTGGAGGCGGACCGTAAATTCGGGGCGCATGTCTTCGATGCCGCGAACGGTGGTGCGTTGCTCTGGCAGCACCTCTTCTGGTTCTTCGGCCATCCAGAGGTGTACATCATCGCCCTGCCGTTCTTCGGCATCATTTCCGAGGTCATTCCGGTGTTCTCCCGGAAGCCGATGTTCGGCTATATCGGTCTGATCGCGGCGACGGTTTCGATCGCCGGTCTTTCGGTCACGGTGTGGGCGCACCACATGTATGTGACGGGCGGCGTGCTGTTGCCGTTCTTCTCCTTCATGACGTTCCTCATCGCGGTGCCGACGGGTGTGAAGTTCTTCAACTGGATCGGCACGATGTGGAAGGGCTCACTGTCCTTCGAGACGCCGATGCTGTGGGCGATCGGCTTCCTGATCACCTTCACCTTCGGTGGTCTGACCGGTGTCATCCTGGCCTCGCCGCCGATGGACTTCCACGTCTCCGACTCGTACTTCGTGGTGGCGCACTTCCACTACGTGGTCTTCGGCACGGTCGTCTTCGCGATGTTCGCCGGGTTCCACTTCTGGTGGCCGAAGATGACCGGCAAGATGCTGGACGAGCGGCTCGGCAAGATCACCTTCTGGACGCTGTTCGTGGGCTTCCACGGCACCTTCCTCGTCCAGCACTGGCTCGGCGCGGAAGGCATGGTGCGGCGTATCCCCGACTATCTCGCGGCCGACGGCTTCACCACCTTGAACACCGTCTCCAGCATCTTCTCCTTCCTCCTCGGGCTCTCCCTCCTGCCATTCCTCTACAACGTGTGGAAGACCGCGAAGTACGGCGAAAAGGTCACCTCCGACGATCCCTGGGGATACGGCCGTTCGCTGGAATGGGCGACGTCCTGCCCGCCTCCCCGGCACAACTTCCGTACGCTGCCGCGTATTCGCTCCGAATCCCCGGCCTTCGATCTGCACCACCCGGAGAGCGCACGCGAGACCGGGGCCCTGGCGGACGCCGAGCACACGCCCGCCACCGGAATCGGGGCACGCATATGA
- a CDS encoding DUF6230 family protein, with amino-acid sequence MKDAPGRPVTGRIRWRRFAALSVPALVGTAALGIALANGALAASFAVSGQQFKVSADSLTGDGFAQYGSVDTNARGDLLPVAVTAIKTARMHHLCQSVVTHLPVIGDISLHLSAGTGSTPVEATNLFVDATQLSGDASFHGIEIGRDASTLDKGPDSGQGMQDLFAQQADDVSINSLRQTAWATNAGTFKLSGLNMKISKGTKECF; translated from the coding sequence ATGAAGGACGCACCCGGCAGACCCGTCACGGGACGCATCAGATGGCGCAGGTTCGCCGCGCTGTCCGTCCCGGCCCTCGTCGGCACCGCCGCCCTGGGCATCGCCCTGGCCAACGGGGCGCTGGCGGCCTCGTTCGCCGTCTCGGGACAGCAGTTCAAGGTTTCCGCCGACAGCCTCACGGGCGACGGCTTCGCCCAGTACGGCAGCGTGGACACGAACGCCAGGGGAGATCTCCTGCCGGTCGCCGTCACCGCCATCAAGACCGCACGGATGCACCACCTGTGCCAGTCGGTGGTCACGCATCTGCCCGTCATCGGCGATATCTCGCTCCACCTCAGCGCCGGTACGGGCAGCACGCCCGTCGAGGCGACCAACCTCTTCGTGGACGCCACCCAGCTCTCCGGCGACGCGTCGTTCCACGGCATCGAGATCGGCCGGGACGCCTCCACCCTCGACAAGGGACCGGACAGCGGCCAGGGCATGCAGGACCTCTTCGCCCAGCAGGCCGACGACGTCAGCATCAACAGCCTGCGGCAGACGGCCTGGGCCACCAACGCGGGGACCTTCAAGCTGTCCGGCCTGAACATGAAGATCTCCAAGGGCACCAAGGAATGCTTCTGA